One genomic window of Ziziphus jujuba cultivar Dongzao chromosome 4, ASM3175591v1 includes the following:
- the LOC112491419 gene encoding protein NSP-INTERACTING KINASE 2 isoform X1, with protein sequence MILLLYNVKEYIYQPLKSFNQCTSSGGCENHSIIVMVKTRWQKRWNQREVSIFSCNDAYIYREVKKIHKEKKLEILVDKDLENSYERVVELEEMVKVALLCTHRPKMSEVVRMVEGDALVERWEASQIVESTKCKPHEFFRPIL encoded by the exons ATGATTCTGCTTTTGTATAATgtgaaagaatatatataccAACCTTTGAAAAGTTTCAACCAATGCACCAGCTCCGGAGGATGCGAAAATCACTCCATCATAGTAATGGTGAAAACCCGGTGGCAGAAAAGGTGGAATCAGAGGGAGGTTAGCATATTCAGCTGCAATGatgcatacatatatagggAG GTAAAGAAGATTCATAAGGAGAAGAAGCTTGAAATTCTAGTAGACAAGGATCTTGAAAACAGCTATGAACGGGTGGTTGAGCTGGAGGAAATGGTTAAAGTGGCTCTCTTATGCACCCACCGACCCAAGATGTCTGAAGTGGTGCGGATGGTTGAAGGTGATGCACTCGTGGAACGATGGGAAGCTTCTCAAATAGTTGAATCAACTAAATGCAAACCCCATGAGTTCTTCAGACCGATACTCTGA
- the LOC112491419 gene encoding protein NSP-INTERACTING KINASE 2 isoform X2, giving the protein MSTGILGKAANQKGAMLDWVKKIHKEKKLEILVDKDLENSYERVVELEEMVKVALLCTHRPKMSEVVRMVEGDALVERWEASQIVESTKCKPHEFFRPIL; this is encoded by the exons ATGAGTACTGGAATTCTTGGCAAGGCTGCTAACCAGAAAGGAGCAATGCTTGATTGG GTAAAGAAGATTCATAAGGAGAAGAAGCTTGAAATTCTAGTAGACAAGGATCTTGAAAACAGCTATGAACGGGTGGTTGAGCTGGAGGAAATGGTTAAAGTGGCTCTCTTATGCACCCACCGACCCAAGATGTCTGAAGTGGTGCGGATGGTTGAAGGTGATGCACTCGTGGAACGATGGGAAGCTTCTCAAATAGTTGAATCAACTAAATGCAAACCCCATGAGTTCTTCAGACCGATACTCTGA